In Ignavibacteria bacterium, the sequence CCGCTTAAATAAATCATAGGCATCATAACTCCGAAAAAGGAAGTCATGGTTGCCTGCTGCTGTGTCTTGGATATTGTTGATACGAACAGCCCAAGGCCGAGAGTTGAGAGCATAAATAACAACGCTGAAAAATACAGCAGCGGCACGCTGCCTTTAACTTCTATACCGAACCAGAAACGCATTACAGTCATTACAATTGTTATTGAAACAAAACCGAGTATTGAAAAGGGGACAAGCTTACCGATAATTATCTGGTATGCTTTAAGCGGCGTAACAATCAGCTGCTCAAATGTGCCTATCTCTCTTTCTTTAACTATAGCAAGCGATGTTAAATTAATGGTAACGACCATTATCAGCAAACCAACAATACCCGGCAGCATATAATTTCTGGTTATGAGATCCGGGTTATACCAAGCCCGAGTTTCAGCTTCAATAACGGGAATCTTCATCGCAGGCAGGTTCTTCCTGCCGGAGCGTTCAATTAATTCATTAATTATATTCGAGCCGAAGCTTATTGTAATACCCTGTGAATACCCGGCAGCTATCAATGCCTTGTTGCCGTCAGAGCCGTCAAAAATTGTCTGAAGCTTAGTTGTCCTTCCGCTTAAAACATCCTTTTCAAAATCAGGGGGAATTATCATAGCCATAACAACTTCACCGTTATCTATCAGGTTTGAAATTTCATTATAGCTTGTGACATTATACTGTAAAGTGAAGTAACCTGACTTCTCATACTTTTCAAGGAATTCCCTGCTTGTTTCACTTCTGTCCTGGTCCCAGACAACAGTTTTAACATCTTTAACATCAAGAGTAGCCGCATATCCTAAAAATATCAGCTGAACAACAGGAGCAATAAGTATCACTGCGAACATTCGCTTATCACGTTTGAACTGCAGGAATTCCTTTTTTATGAAATTTAAGATGAGGTTCATTATTTAAACTATAAGATAAATATCATTTGAAAACGAAGTATATTTATTATATTTGTAGTAAATAGCTCTTAATAATATGCGATTATTCAATTGTTTAATTGTTTTATTCTTTTTTATTTTTCTGGATTTTTCCCTTTTATCACAGGAACAGGAAAACAACAATTACAAAAACTTATCCAGTATTCCCTTCCGACTTGGCTCCGAAGCAGGCGCAATTTTCAATTTTAATAGTAATGATAAACTGGTTAACCCTGCTTTGCTTGGCTTCTTTGATATCAATTTATCAAAGCGAAATATTTTCCTGAAATTTGAAGGCGGAATTTTTGGGCAAATTAAAGATAAAAATTCTGCAGCCTATGTTTCAGCAGGTTTAAACTATAAAATATTCAATATTAAAAAGAACAAGTTTTATCTTCATGGTGCAGTTTTTGCTGCCTGGAATAAAACAGGAGGAGGCGCGTCATTTTTTCTCTCATTCAGGCACCTATATCCGTTCAATAAAATTATTGCGTGGGTCTCCAGCATTCGCTATCCATTTGGTAGATTTGATGCTGTATTCTTGTCTACAGGATTTCAATTATTTGCCGATTAATTGCATATTTTTTCATTGCACATTACTCATTGTTCATTGCCAATTGTTCACCCGTTCGCTTTCCTCATCTTCAGTGCTGCAATTCCCGTGAAAAATACCGCGAAGGCAAGCAGACTCAATATCTGCTTCCAGAAAGCTTCAATGCCAACACCCTTTAAAATAATAGCACGCAGAATAATAATATAAAACTTCGCCGGTGTAACATTTGTTAATACCTGGACAGGCCATGGCATGCTTTCTATAGGGAAAATAAATCCCGATAAAATAAATGTTGGCAGCATTGTTGCTACCGATGCTATCTGGAATGCTACCTGTTGGGAATCTGCTATTGAAGATATAAAAATTCCAAGGCTAAGTGTTGCGATCAGAAAAATAATTGTTGTGAAAAATAAAATCAGGTAGTTTCCTTTTATTTCGAGTCCGAAGGCTAAATTGCTTATGAATAATGTAAGGAAAGCAACAAATAATGCTACAACTGTATAGGGTATGGTTTTTCCTAGTATCAGTTCTATGGAGCTCATGGGTGATACCCTTAGTTGCTCCATTGAACCAAGCTCTTTTTCACGAACAATAGAAAGAGTCGTTAAGATCACACCGGTTGTAATGAGTATCATACAAAACAGCCCGGGTATAAGGAATTTAGTCGTGTTAAGATCTGGGTTATACCAGAATAATGGCTGCGGGTCAATTGGCGTAAAAGTTTTTATCCCGGTACGCTGAAGATACTCCTGGGTAAGCCTGTTATTGTAAAACCGTGTTGCTGATGTTACGTAATTCATTATAACAGTTGCAGTATTGCCGTCAACCCCATCCACTAAAAACTGTATCTGCACATTCCTGCCTGAACGCATATCTTCTGTGAAATTAGCAGGGAATACAACAACACACTGAGCCTTTTTTTCATCAAGCCAGCTGTTTATTTCATGTTCTGAACGGATATATCCAACTACATTGAAGTAACTCGAGCTTTCAAGCATTGCAATAAAATCGCGGGTTTCTTCTGAATTATCATTGTTCTTAACTGCAATTTTTACATTTTTAACATCAAGAGATAAGGCATAGCCAAACAGCATAAGCAGAAATACGGGGAATATAAAGATCAGCGAGAGCGTTCTTCCGTCACGCTTTATCTGCCTGAATTCCTTTTTTACCAGTGCGTATATTCTGTTTAACATTTCAATTATCAATTAGTAATGAACAATGATCAATTCAGTAACTATGTTGACTGTAAATTTTGCGAGCGCAACGAAGCAATCTCATTAAATTTACGGGATTGCTACGTCGCTAAAGTTCCTCGCCCATATTCCATTTTAACCTTCCTTCTCCAGCAGATTAACAAATACATCTTCCAGAGAAGGTGATATTCTTTCAATTCTTTTTACTTCAATGCCTGATAGGGTTAGAATATCCTTTATTTCCTTTTCCCTGGCTTCAGAATTATTCAATTCATCTTTCTTGAGTGTAATGTGTATATACTCCCCGAAAAAGGCTGTGCTTTTTATCCAGGGTAAGGTATCCAGAATATTTATTGCCCTGTCCGGCTGAGAGCACTCGGCTTCAAATATCGTGTTTGTAAGATATTTTGCCTTAAGCTCACCCGGTGAGCCACCTGCGATTATTTTACCAGCGTCTATCATCATTATCCGGTTGCAGAATTCCGCTTCATCCAGGTAATGGGTAGTTACAAATACAGTTATACCTTTGTTTGAAAGATCATTTATCAGGTCCCAGAAATTTTTCCTTGAAACCGGGTCAACGCCGCCTGTCGGCTCATCTAAAAAAACTATCTTAGGCTCATGAATAACTGCGCAGCCCAGCGCAAGCCTTTGTTTAAACCCGGTGGAAAGTGTCCCGGTAATTGAATCTTTCCTGTCTTCAAGTTCCGCGGTTTTTAACACCCATTGTTTCCTTTCGGCAAGCTTGTTGCCTTCAAGACCGTAAATGCTTGAAAAGAAATTAATGTTCTCTTCAACTGTAAGATCACTGTATAATGAAAACTTCTGGGACATATAACCAATATTTCGTTTTACAAGGTCAGGTTCCTTATTAATGCTGTATCCCGCTACCAATGCATCGCCGCTTGTCGGTTCAAGTATGGCGCACAGCATTTTGATAGTTGTCGATTTCCCCGCGCCGTTAGCGCCTAAAAAACCAAAAACCTCTCCCTCCTTCACTTCAAATGAAATATTATCAACTGATGTGAACTTTCCGTACTTCTTTATTAAATTATTTACTTTTATTGAATTCAATTTTCTGCTCCCGCTTCAATTGGGTATGCCGGGTAGGGGTTATTTAAAACATGAATAAAAACATTTTCAAGTGAAACCGGTTTAATTCTGCTGTTGATCAGTTTAATATTATTTTCTGATAATATAAATTCTATTTTGCTGAATTCTTCTTCATTGTTCAAAGCAATATCTATCCTGTCACCAAATAGCTGCGCTTCATCACTGTGCCTGCTTAAAAGGATATTATATGTTTCTCTTAAATTATCCGTTACTATTTCCGCAATTATTTTTCCCATCGAGCCTTTTATAGCGGCAGGGGAGTCATTCATTAAAAGCCTTCCGTTATTCACCATAGCAATTTTGTTAAAACGTTCAGCTTCATCCATGTATGGAGTTGAAATTACTATTGTAACCCCTTCATTATGAAGCTCACTAAGTATTTTCCAGAAGTCACGCCTTGAAACCGGGTCAACGCCTGTTGTCGGCTCATCTAAAAAAATAATTTTGGGTTTGTGTATAAGTGTGCAGGCAAGCGCAAGCTTTTGTTTCATACCGCCTGAGAGCCTTCCGGCCAGCCTTGACCTGAACTGTTCAAGCCGGGTGAATTCAAGCAGCTCATTGCGTCTTGCTTTATAATTCTTAACCCCGTGAAGCTCTGCAAAGAATTCTATATTCTCATCAATTGTAAGATCAGCATAAAGACTGAACTTCTGCGAAAGGTAGCCGATTTCATCTTTAATTTTTCCGGTTTGTTTTAACAGGTCGTAGCCAAGTAATTCTGCCGTTCCGCTATCAGGCTTTATCAAGCCGCAAAGCATTCTTATAAGGGTTGTTTTGCCGGCGCCATCTGGACCCACTAATCCGAAAACTTCTTTTCTGCCAATAGTAAACGATATATCATCAACTGCTTTGATATTTTCGAAAGCTTTGCTTAATCCCTTTATTTCAATCGCCTGTTCGATAGCTTAATAATTTTTTTAAATAATATTTCATTTATTATATCCAATGTACATAGCTGATTGTTCATTGAAAATTGATCTTCGCATCTGCCGGCAGTCCCGGTTTAAGCTCAAACTGCGGATTCGGTATTTCTATCTTTACAGCAAAAACCAGCTTCGTTCGTTCTTCCGGTGTCTGTATGTTTTTTGGTGTAAATTCCGCTTCAGGTGATATGAAAAT encodes:
- a CDS encoding ABC transporter permease; translation: MLNRIYALVKKEFRQIKRDGRTLSLIFIFPVFLLMLFGYALSLDVKNVKIAVKNNDNSEETRDFIAMLESSSYFNVVGYIRSEHEINSWLDEKKAQCVVVFPANFTEDMRSGRNVQIQFLVDGVDGNTATVIMNYVTSATRFYNNRLTQEYLQRTGIKTFTPIDPQPLFWYNPDLNTTKFLIPGLFCMILITTGVILTTLSIVREKELGSMEQLRVSPMSSIELILGKTIPYTVVALFVAFLTLFISNLAFGLEIKGNYLILFFTTIIFLIATLSLGIFISSIADSQQVAFQIASVATMLPTFILSGFIFPIESMPWPVQVLTNVTPAKFYIIILRAIILKGVGIEAFWKQILSLLAFAVFFTGIAALKMRKANG
- a CDS encoding ABC transporter ATP-binding protein, producing the protein MNSIKVNNLIKKYGKFTSVDNISFEVKEGEVFGFLGANGAGKSTTIKMLCAILEPTSGDALVAGYSINKEPDLVKRNIGYMSQKFSLYSDLTVEENINFFSSIYGLEGNKLAERKQWVLKTAELEDRKDSITGTLSTGFKQRLALGCAVIHEPKIVFLDEPTGGVDPVSRKNFWDLINDLSNKGITVFVTTHYLDEAEFCNRIMMIDAGKIIAGGSPGELKAKYLTNTIFEAECSQPDRAINILDTLPWIKSTAFFGEYIHITLKKDELNNSEAREKEIKDILTLSGIEVKRIERISPSLEDVFVNLLEKEG
- a CDS encoding ABC transporter ATP-binding protein, which encodes MEQAIEIKGLSKAFENIKAVDDISFTIGRKEVFGLVGPDGAGKTTLIRMLCGLIKPDSGTAELLGYDLLKQTGKIKDEIGYLSQKFSLYADLTIDENIEFFAELHGVKNYKARRNELLEFTRLEQFRSRLAGRLSGGMKQKLALACTLIHKPKIIFLDEPTTGVDPVSRRDFWKILSELHNEGVTIVISTPYMDEAERFNKIAMVNNGRLLMNDSPAAIKGSMGKIIAEIVTDNLRETYNILLSRHSDEAQLFGDRIDIALNNEEEFSKIEFILSENNIKLINSRIKPVSLENVFIHVLNNPYPAYPIEAGAEN
- a CDS encoding ABC transporter permease, with translation MNLILNFIKKEFLQFKRDKRMFAVILIAPVVQLIFLGYAATLDVKDVKTVVWDQDRSETSREFLEKYEKSGYFTLQYNVTSYNEISNLIDNGEVVMAMIIPPDFEKDVLSGRTTKLQTIFDGSDGNKALIAAGYSQGITISFGSNIINELIERSGRKNLPAMKIPVIEAETRAWYNPDLITRNYMLPGIVGLLIMVVTINLTSLAIVKEREIGTFEQLIVTPLKAYQIIIGKLVPFSILGFVSITIVMTVMRFWFGIEVKGSVPLLYFSALLFMLSTLGLGLFVSTISKTQQQATMTSFFGVMMPMIYLSGFSFPIENMPAWVQYITYLIPLRYFITIVRGIILKGVGFDELYDQFLALFIFGIVILALSSLRFNKKLE